Genomic segment of Melospiza georgiana isolate bMelGeo1 chromosome 12, bMelGeo1.pri, whole genome shotgun sequence:
cagcaaacaAGGTGCTGTCCTGATTGCTGAGGGGTGGCCTCATTCCTGGGAAATcagggaggcagggaatgggggatggatggatggattcccaccctgcctgtgctgctggccctgcccagccagcctggcctggggctcAGCGCCCAGAGGGAGCACGGGGCAAAAATACTCATCAAAAACACCAGAATCCCACCCCTGCCTCGGGGCTGGAGGGCTCCTTGCCCGGGAAGGACTCTCTTTATCACCATGTGCTctgtccctccagcccctccttgtgctgcagagcccagggctgcagccagaccCTGCCCAGCTGGAATAAAAGCTTTTCCTGGGACCAGCcagctgttttccagctgccaGAGCCTGCAGTAAGGCCATAAACCTGTGCTTGTGGTTCCAGTGGCCAGGGGCAGGATGTGCTGTcagtgccctgcctgctgcagcccctgagcagggcaggatccCCCTGGAGCCCACAGTTCCTGAAGGCAATGAGCTGGAGACAGCTCACTACACCCCTCCAAGGCAGGGAGTGAATAAAGGGCATCACAGCACCCCTCTGAGCTGGGGGTTGTGCTGAAAAGCCCcttttctgtctgtgctgcagagttTCCAGTGGGAATGGGGAGCTCTGGtcccagggacactgggggtgctcaggggggGTTTTGCAGTGGGCAGCTGCACTGACAACACAGGAGATACAGGTGGAGCTGCCTCACCTCACCAGAGGCAAGGCTGAGAGGAGTTACAGGGAATACCATGTGCACCCAACAATTATTCCTGACAATTAGAAGTGAACTGTTAATTCTTCATTAGCAATGACGTGGGTCTCGATGCTGGTCAGGACACACCAATACAAGTGAGTACCAATGGCCTTGTAAAAGGTCTCCCCACCCCAAATTTGATGCTTTTACAAGAAAGAGATACTTCATCACCTCATGAGAACAGTAATGGTTTCTCGGGGGGTCATTTCAGGTTCAATGAAAACTCTGATgtgagcaggctggggctgccacatCAGGACTAAAACCCTTGGAACCTTTACTGCTGGTTACTGGCATGAGGCTGCCTTAAGAGAGACATTTTCACTGCTCAAAGTCCCAAACTGaccaaaagggaaaaggaaaaaaggaaacaaaccccaaaataaaactAAGCAGCTTTGTTGGTAGTCTGTACATTTTAATAGGGgttttctgtactttttttttttttgatttgtttttaatttctcatgCTGGGGCAGGCACAAGGGCTTGTTGTAAATGCACAAGCTCCCCCCAACCCTGGCACACCTCCATGAACCTCAGGGCAGCTGTGGTTACATCCCAGCCCACAGGTGGCCCTGGCCTTGTCACAGTGTATTTGAGGAATGTttgctccttccttctcctcctcaccCTTTCCTCATCCCCCCAACCAgccaagcagcagcaccaaaaGCTTTGCACCTCTACATTCTGCTGGCCACCAGCTCCTGGTGGAAAAGCCAAAGGCACCCAGAAACCTGTAAATAAATCAGCAAATAACCATGGATTCatttccctggctgtgctgatccctgccatgggctcaGGGCTGGTTGGATGCCACCTGGAATTACTCAGGACCAGTTCTCTgcccatttctgctgctgtagaTCCAAACCAGCTCCTGGGGAGTCCAGGAGTGACAagagctcagcctggctctggcCTCTCATCCTTTATCATTTGCAAAGCTCAGAGTTTGAAGATGCAGAGGCAAATCCCGGCCGGGGTGAGCACAGGGAACAAACACCCCCAAGCAAACATCCCCAAGCAAACATCCCCAACCAAACACCCCTCAACCAAACACCCCCAACCAAACACCTCCAAGCAAACACCCCCAACCAAACACCCCCCAACCCATCACCCCTAACCAAACACCTCCAACCAAACATCCCCAACCAAACACCCCCAACAAAACACCCCCAACCAAACACCCCCAACCAAACACCTCCAAACAAACACCTCCAAACAAACACCCCCAACCAAACACCCCCCAACCAAACACCCCCAACAAAacacccccaaacaaacacctCCAACCAAACATCCCCAACCAAACACCTCCAAACAAACACCCCCAAACAAACATCCCCAACCCATCACCCCCAACCAAACACCTCCAAACAAACACCCCCAACCAAACACCCCCAACCAAACATCCCCAACCAAACATCCCCAACCAAACATCCCCAACTAAACATCCCCAACCAAACATCCCCAACTAAACATCCCCAACCAAACATCCCCAACCAAACACCCCCAACCAAACATCCCCAACCAAACACCTCCAACCAAACACCCCCAACCAAACATCCCCAACCAAacacccccaaacaaacacccCCAACCAAACACCCCCCAAccaaacacccccagccctctccaggcagctccagctcccacctggaGGGGCCAGGGGGGCTCTGTGGACATCAAGGGACACCTGCAAACTTCCACCAAACCAGAGACCCTGTGTTTGGCAGGGCTGCCACTGtctcagctgagcagcacaatcATTGAATCAGAGGCTTTCAGAGCCCTCAGTTTAACAGAGATGCAGAATCCCAGGTGGAGGAGGCCTCCCAGTACATCCAACACCAGGAAAATGGAGCACTGGGTGTGCTCCAGGTGCTCTGTGTCCTTCTGGTGTGCCCAGGAGGGGGACAAGGGCTGCTGGACTCTTCTCACCAAGGTTTGGATCCTAAATGAATCCACAGAGGATCCATCATGGAAACCCCATTTTGCTTTTGGTGATTCCCTGCCCATTGGTGCCTCATCCATATGGGATTCCTTTACATTCatgggagctgctccctcttTATGGCAGCAGAACCCCATCCTAAAGCCCTGAATTCCATCCTAAACACCTCCCCAAGCACCAGGACATCCCACCCTGCACACAGCAACACTGCCCCAGCAAGTCATTTCAGGTTTTAAATCaactttgctgctgctcagcatgAGGAGGCTCCAAAATCCATCATCCCCCTGATGTCCAACATTGCCAAACTCCAAACTTTCCCAGTAAAAGGTTTTCTCTGTGGGAAACAGAACCAAAACAGAACCAAAGCACTGCAGTAAAATGGTCAGAGGTTTCCACAAGGCAACACATGGCAGAGGAACCTAAACCTCTTTATTCTCTTCCTCACTTCCCCCCATTTCCTCTGACAAAACGGGagaggaaaaacagcaaaaaaacacCTGGAAATTGCACTACTTTTATTTAGGGCAATGACTGAAAAAATGCCAATTTATCAAAATGGGGGTTTTAAGAGGAGATTTCTTAAGACTTTTCCTGCAATCTAACAAGAGTTTTTAACAACTCCCATGGGCAGCTTTAGCATCTCAAAGAGAGAGGTGCTAGACCATCACACaaaaagaaatgagatttaTATTTTACAGTAATTCTGAGCATGGAATGGGCTTGTACCAcatcctggtgctgctgtgagctgggtCAGGGCACTCAGGGAACTCTGAGTTTGCCTTTGCCAAAGGGGCTGGAAATGAGTTTGGGTGAGCACCCAATGTCCTGCCCTTAACCCTTAATCCTTAACCTcacctggcaggggctgtgtcccagctTTAGCTCCTCTcatcccaaatctttctcctcTTGCTGTGGAGGGCCACAGGGAGAAATTTTTCATTGATTCTCATTTGACTTTGGCAAAAATCATCAGTGCATCTCTCAAACTGAGACACATTTTACACAAGCAACTAAACTCTAAAAGGAACATTGTTAAAATCAAGCTCTTCAGCAACAGGGAATTTATTGGAAAGCCAAGaaaatgcaacttttttttGTGTCAAGGTTTCTCTGGAGCTGATTAGTTAAACTACCTTTCATCTAAAGATACAAAATGAGCCGCCCAGAGAAACAAATCCTGGCTTCTAGCTAGGGTGGTTgtagaaaaacatttcaaatgttCACAATGTTTCAAAAAGGGTTTAAGCTATTGAGTTTGCACACTGAGGAACTGCAGGGACCTGGCTGCACTTTAGAAACCAGAAGAAACAGAATGAGTAAAgtgtttatataaatattagTCTCACATATATATTTACTTTAAAACTTACATTGATTCCACATTGTGCCAACTGCCCATTCTCCAAGGAATTcatcagagaaaggaaatggaaaaaaacccccaaacccacaaaacatAAAAACTCCAAGACTGGCCACCTCTCACAGGCAGACAATAACTCCAAGCCCCAGGCACACTTGGGAACCTCAGAGCTTTCTCTTGTGCACTTGGCTCCGAGGAGCAAGAGATTCATTGCACAGATCCAGGGGCAAAACCCACCTGGAATGTCTGTACCCAGCCATAAAGTGACTCTGTACCCTCTGCAGCCACACAAAGCAAGAACAATTCTTCCACTATCACAGACTCACACAATGTTACaggttgggagggaccccaaaacccacccagagccacccctgccatggcagggacccctcccactgtcccagggtgtcccagtgcccagcctggccttgggcactgccagggatccagagtgggcaccctgtgccagggcctgtccaccctgccagggaacaattcccaattcccaacatcccatccatccctgccctgtggcagtgggagccattccctgggtcctgtccctgcacacccttcccaaagtccctctccaacACCACAACAATTTCTCTACAGCAAAGCAGAATATTTGGGGTCTACCAAGCCCCCCATGCCAGGACCCCGGGCAGgaccctccctgtgcccagagccaccctggatgtgccaccccagccctgcccctccccGAGGCTTGCCTGGcttctccctttctcctttctctatCAGTGAATGCACGATTCCACCTCCCGGCCAAAAGAAAGCCCAGGATAAAGGACACTTCATCATCATCGTCATCGTCATCATCACGGCCTCACCACCACCgcaaagcacagcacacagctcGGGCATGTCGGGGCTGAGGAAGCGAGCTGAGGAGGCAGCGCCAGCAGTGACACGTGTGGGGACAGAGGCTCCGCTCTCGGGGACCCCGGAGCCCTCTTTGGATGAACCCCCAGCCCCTGGAAACAGCGGGTGTGGAAGGGGGGACAGCAGCCCCCCAGTGCCCCGCTGGGCCCTTCCTGAGCCTCccaggtttggggtgcagggcaCCCCCTCTGCCCCGAacccccacagcccagccctgccccgccacgtcctggggaggggggaaggagggaagggattcCCGGGTGCCCCtagccctgccacagccccgAGCAGCCTCACCGCGAGTGTCCCTCACCCGCAGCTCCTCAAAGATCTCCTCCAAGCACAGAGGCACgggcagccctgtccctcctgccccgTTATTGCATAGCAGCATCGCAGGCCCTGATTGCGCGGGACGGGCACTGCCACCCCACGCTGGGGACCAGCCCCGCCGGGGGACGCggcccctccctgcccatccctgctcccgTGGGATGTGCCCATGGATGTGCCCCGAGGGCCCCGCTGCTCCCCTGGCTCCTTACCCCGAGAGCAGACAAACGCCATCGTGCGAGGatcctttttctttgctttttctcttttttttcctttcttttttttttttttttttttggtgttttgtgtttttaaataaaaaataaaatgtgtaagaaaataacatttctaaAGGAAACCATTATCATTCTATCATTCtactctctctcttttcttttctcttttgctgctttttttttttttttttttttccctcttttctctttttggcCGTCTTTCCATGGAACGAGATGTGCTGACCGGGGAGGTGACTCCTCCCGGTAGGAGACAATAACgacagaggggaaaaagagaaggagcaggagagccAGGGAGCGCCTCTGGCTGCGTGCTCAGTCCTCACACGTCGCTGGATGTCCTTGGTCTGGAGGAGAACGTGGAGGGGATGCACCCGCAGCAGGCCAGCCACAGCGACTTCTGGATGTCCGGGTTTCGGAAGGCGTAAATGATGGGGTTGATGAGCGAGTTGCAGGTGGCGGGCAGCGCCAAGGAGTAGGTGTACACCGCGGGGTAGCTGGAATCGGCCACCAGCGAGTAGATGGCGAAGGGGATCCAGCAGAGCGCGAAGGTGCCGAGGATGAGCGAGAGCGTGGAGAGCCCTTTGCGGGTGGAGGTGGCCTGCGCCGTGGCGATGAACTGGTGCTGCACGGCGATCTGCTGGGCGTGCCGGAAGGCGATCTTGCAGATCTGCAGGTACAGCTGCATCATGAGCGcgaagagcagcaggaaggtgaCGGCCAGCACGGCCGCGTTGTCCTTGGTGACGGGCCgcaggatgctgcaggagctctggtccCGCAGGCAGTTCCAGcccaggaggggcagcagccccacgcccaggcacagcagccacaTCAGCAGCACCATGGCGCAGGTGAAGCCCAGCGTGCGCTCGCTGTGGTAGGTGAGCGCGTTGTACAGCGACAGGTAGCGGTCCACGGTGATGGCCAGCAGGCTGCAGACGGAGGCGGAGAAGGCGGCGAGCAgcagccccgccgccgccagcTCCGCCGCCTCGCTGGGCGGCCGCAGCAGGTAGCGCACGGCGAAGTTggccaccagccccagcccggccagcAGGTCGGCCAGCGCCAGGCTGCCGATCAGCAGGAACATGGGCGCCCGCAGGCTCGGCGTGTAGAACAGCACGGCCAGCACCAGCGCGTTCTCGCCCGCCACCGCCGTGCCCGTGGCGCACAGCGCGATGTCCCAGGGGCTCACGGAGCccgcggccgcggccccgccgcccggcgccgccgtgcccggcccggccgccgccgccgagggccaggctgggggctcCGAGGCGTTGCCGAGCCCCgggagccgctgctgctgctgctgcggctgcGGCGGCCACGGCTCCCCCATGGCGGCGGGGCCGTGCAGCATcgctggggagagagggagaaggggGCGGTGAGCGACGGACCCCGAGCCCCCCGAGAGCCCCCCGAGAGCCCCCGAGAGCCCCCGAGAGCCCCGCGCCCAgcccgggcagcgccgcgccTCGACCCCCGCCCGGAGCCCTGACCGAGCCCGGAGCCCCCGGGCCGGGACACCGCGCCCCGcaccgcccccgccgccgcatCCCcgccagccccactgcagctgcCCCCATCCCCGGCTCGCCGTGCCCCCGCCCCACACGCACCCCTGGCCGCTATCTCCCGCCGGGCTGAGGCCGAGCACAACTCATCGCCCCGCTGCCC
This window contains:
- the LOC131088647 gene encoding G-protein coupled receptor 12-like; amino-acid sequence: MLHGPAAMGEPWPPQPQQQQQRLPGLGNASEPPAWPSAAAAGPGTAAPGGGAAAAGSVSPWDIALCATGTAVAGENALVLAVLFYTPSLRAPMFLLIGSLALADLLAGLGLVANFAVRYLLRPPSEAAELAAAGLLLAAFSASVCSLLAITVDRYLSLYNALTYHSERTLGFTCAMVLLMWLLCLGVGLLPLLGWNCLRDQSSCSILRPVTKDNAAVLAVTFLLLFALMMQLYLQICKIAFRHAQQIAVQHQFIATAQATSTRKGLSTLSLILGTFALCWIPFAIYSLVADSSYPAVYTYSLALPATCNSLINPIIYAFRNPDIQKSLWLACCGCIPSTFSSRPRTSSDV